The Candidatus Methylomirabilota bacterium genome window below encodes:
- a CDS encoding cyclic nucleotide-binding domain-containing protein: MAKSADLSFLREISLLKDLEEPQLVALWPRLRERRLRKSEVLFREGDPGEEMFFIRSGIILVSKVVSGRVEQILSRLQAGDVFGEMSVFGDEPIRTATIQAENEASLLSLDRKSINEFIEANPKDAARLFQQLVVVLIRRLDQSSQLVSEVTRWGLEATGLDADRKAGGPPR; the protein is encoded by the coding sequence GTGGCCAAGTCGGCCGACCTTTCCTTCCTCCGTGAGATCAGCCTCCTCAAGGACCTCGAGGAACCCCAGCTCGTCGCGCTCTGGCCGCGGCTCCGCGAGCGCCGCCTGCGCAAGAGCGAGGTGCTGTTTCGTGAGGGCGACCCGGGCGAGGAGATGTTCTTCATTCGCTCCGGCATCATCCTGGTCTCCAAGGTCGTGAGCGGGCGCGTGGAGCAGATCCTGAGCCGACTCCAGGCCGGCGATGTCTTCGGCGAGATGAGCGTGTTCGGCGACGAGCCCATCCGCACGGCGACCATCCAGGCCGAGAACGAGGCCTCGCTCCTCTCCCTGGACCGGAAGAGCATCAATGAGTTCATCGAGGCCAATCCAAAGGATGCCGCCCGACTCTTCCAGCAGCTCGTGGTCGTGCTGATCCGCCGGCTCGACCAGTCGAGCCAGCTCGTGAGCGAGGTTACCCGCTGGGGACTCGAGGCGACGGGGCTCGACGCCGACCGCAAGGCCGGAGGTCCGCCCCGGTGA